CGAACGGCTGGCGCGGCTGGTGTACACGTTTGGCCGTGACACTGCCGAACCACGTGGAATCATCGTGGCCGATACCAAGTTCGAATTCGGCTGGCGCAACGGTTCGCTGCTGCTCATCGATGAAGTCCTGACGCCGGACAGCTCGCGATTCTGGCCGGCCGACCAGTACCAGCCCGGTCGTGGGCAGCCGAGCTTTGACAAGCAGCCGCTGCGCGACTGGCTGGACGTCGAGCGTCAGGCCGGACGGTGGAATGGCGAGGCGCCGCCCCCCACACTGCCGCCGCAGGTCATCGACGCCACCAGTCTGCGCTATCGCGACGCGTTTGCCCGACTCACCGGCGCACCGCTCGACTACCACCGCCTCGGCCTACCGGTCCCCGCGTGAACGCGCTCTCCGCGTCCCTGCCTCTGGTGGCCCTTGTGGGCCTGGCCACCCTCGCGCTCTTCGCGGGGGCGTTGTGGCGGCGGTCGTGGATTCTCTGGTTGCTGGCCTATGCCGGCGCCATCCTTACCCTGCTGGTGGCCTGGCCATGATGGACGACGTCAAACCCCGTCGCCGCCTCCGTCCGCGGCAGGCAGCCGCCATCGCGCTGCCCAACGGATTCACGCTCGCCAATCTGTTCTTCGGCATCTTCGCCATCGTGTCGGCGTCACGCGGCAACTTCGATGCGGCGGCACGCTTCATCGTGTTTGGTGCGATCGCCGATTCCCTGGATGGGCGGATTGCGCGTGCCACCAAGACGGGCTCGCGTTTCGGCGAAGAGCTCGATTCGCTGGTCGATGCCATTTCGTTTGGCACCGCGCCGGCGCTGATCATGTACTTCGCGGTGTTCCAGAGCTCGCGGTGGGAGTGGATCTTCTGCTTCTTCTTCACCGCCTGCGCCGTCATGCGACTGGCGCGGTTCAACGTGGAGCAGGCCGGCCGGAAGACCACGCACTTCATGGGCTTGCCGAGCCCCGCTGCGGGCATGACGCTGGCCACGTATTACTGGTTCAGTCAGACCCCGCTGTATACCGAAACGCTGATCGGTGACCTGCCCTGGCATCAGATGCTGCGCTGGGTCATGCTCGGCCTCGGCATGCTGATGATCAGCAATGTGCAGTACGCCAAGGTACCCACGGTCAACTTCCGCACCATCAAGGGCATTCTCGGCTTTCTGCTCGTGGTGGGCACCTTCATTGGCGTGATCTTTCTGCCCAAGAAGTTCTTCTTCCCGGCGCTGATGGGCTATGTGCTCTTCGGCATCGGGCGCACCGTGTTTCTCGGTCTGCTCGACCGTCTGCCTGGCCGCGAGGATGCGGAAGAGGACGACGAGGAGGAGCCACAGGGGCCGAGCACACCCCGCCGTCGCCGTCGGCGTCGGCGTTCCCAACGTCCCCCTTCCGGTCGTGAGACCGGTTCTGAGGAGTCTTCCGCATGAGCCGTTTCCGTTGCGCCATCCACATCGTTCCGCGGCGCGGCATCCTCGATCCGCAGGGCAAGGCCGTCGCTGATGCTCTGCACTCGCTGGGCTTCGCCGCCGTTGGCGATGTGCGTGTTGGTCGCTACGTGATCGTGGAGACGGAAGCTGCCTCGGCCGACGAGGCGCGTCAGGCCGTGCGCACCATGTGCGACAAGCTGCTCGCCAACCCCGTCACGGAAGATTACGACATCGCCAGCGTGGAGCCCGCGTGAAGGCCGGTATCGTTCGCTTCCCGGGTTCGAATTGCGACGAGGACGCCTTCCACGCGGTAGCCGACCTGCTCGGCCAGAAGGCGGTCTATCTGTGGCACAAGGACCACGATCTGCAGGGCGTGGACCTCGTCATCCTGCCGGGTGGCTTCAGCTACGGTGACTATCTGCGTGCCGGAGCCATCGCGCGCTTCAGCCCCATCATGCAGGAAGTGGTGGCGCACGCAAAGCGCGGTGGTCTCGTGCTCGGCATCTGCAACGGTTTCCAGATTGCCTGCGAAGCCGGTCTTCTGCCTGGTGCGCTGCTCCGCAACGACTCCCTGCGTTTCGTGAGCGCGCCGGTCACGCTGCGCGTGGAGAGCATCGCCACACGCTTCACGGCGCAGTATCACGTGGGGCAGCTGGTACGCATTCCGGTGGCGCATGGTGACGGTCGCTACACGGCCGACGGCGACACGCTCGCGCGACTCGAGGGCGAGGGCCAGGTGGTCTTCCGTTACGTCGACGAACACGGCGAGGCCACACCGGCGTCCAATCCCAATGGGTCGCTGCGCAACATTGCGGGCATCGTCAGCGCCGAGGGCAACGTGCTGGGCATGATGCCGCACCCCGAGCGGGCCATGGAAAATCTGCTCGGCAGCACCGACGGTCTGCCGCTCTTTCAGTCCATCCTCGACACACTGCAGGGAGGCGTGTCGGCATGAGTCAGTCTTCGACCACGTCTCCAGCCCCAACATCTGTGTCCCAGGTTGCGCCCCGCCCCGGCGATCCGGCCATCACGCCGGCGCTGGTGGCCGAACATGGCATCACCGAGTTCGAGTACGAGCGTCTCGTGAACATGCTGGGCCGCACGCCCACGTTCACCGAAATCGGCGTCGTGAGTGCGCTGTGGAGCGAGCATTGCTCCTACAAGCACTCGCGGCCCATGCTCAAGACGCTGCCCACCAAGGCGCCCTGGGTGCTGCAGGGCCCCGGCGAGAACGCCGGGGTGATTTCCGTGGGCGATGGTTGGGCGGTGGCCTTCAAGATCGAATCGCACAATCATCCCTCGGCGGTTGAGCCGTATCAGGGTGCGGCAACCGGCGTCGGTGGCATTCTGCGCGACGTGTTCACCATGGGCGCGCGCCCCATCGCCCTGCTCAACTCGCTGCGCTTTGGTCCGCTCACGAGCCCGCGTGTGCGCTGGCTGTTCGCCGGTGTGGTCAAGGGCATCGGCGACTACGGCAATTGCGTGGGCGTGCCGACCGTGGGTGGTGAGGTCGTGTTCGACCCATCCTACGAGGGCAATCCGCTCGTTAACGCGATGTGTGTGGGCCTCATGCGCGAGGACGAACTCATGCGCGCGGTGGCCAGCGGTGTTGGCAATCCCATCATGGCGGTGGGTGCGCGTACGGGACGTGACGGCATTCATGGCGCATCGTTCGCCTCGGAGGACCTCTCGGAGGCCAGCGACGCCAAGCGCCCCATGGTCCAGGTGGGCGATCCGTTCACTGAGAAGCTGCTGCTCGAAGCGTCGCTGGAACTCATTCGCAGCGGTCACATCGTGGCCATTCAGGACATGGGTGCCGCTGGCCTCACGTCGTCTTCGGCTGAGATGGCCGAACGCGGGGATGTGGGCGTCACGATTGATGTCACCAAGGTGCCCGTGCGTGAACAGGGCATGACGCCGTACGAGATTCTGCTGTCGGAGTCCCAGGAGCGCATGCTCGTGGTGGCCAAGCAGGGCCACGAGGACGAAGTGCGCAAGATTCTCGCCAAGTGGGATCTCGAAGCGGCCGTGATTGGAGAAGTCATCGCGGAGCCCGTATATCGCGTCACCGAAGGTGATCGTGTGGTGGCGGAATTCCCCGGTTCGCGCCTCGTGACCGAGTGTCCGCAGTATGTGCTCGAGCCGCGTGAGAGCGAAGCGCTCAAGGCGGCGCGCGCGCAGGATCCGCACGAGGTCACGCCACTGGACGAGGAGCGTGACCACACCTGGACGCTGGAGCGTCTGTTGGCGTCGCCCACCATTGCGAGCAAGCGCTGGGTGTGGCAGCAGTATGATTCCACCGTGCGCACCAGCACGGTGCGTGGCCCCGGCAGTGATGCGGCGGTGGTGCGTCTGCGTGGGACGGACAAGGCCATTGCGCTCTGCATTGACGGAAACGGCCGGCATGTGGCGCTCTCGCCGCGCAACGGTGGGCGTGCGGCGGTGTGTGAAGCCGCACGCAACGTGGCCTGCACCGGCGCCCGCCCCAAGGCCATCACCAACAATCTCAACTTCGGCAACCCCAAGAAGCCCGAGGTGTACTACCAGCTGAGCGAAGCCATCGCCGGCATGGGTGAGGCGTGCACGGTGCTCGAGACGCCGGTCACCGGTGGCAACGTCTCGCTCTACAACGAGAATCCGCAGGGCGCCATCCACCCCACGCCAACCATCGGCATGGTGGGCCTCGTCGAGTCGCTGGCGCACGTCACGCCGTCGGCCTTCCAGCAGGTGGGTGACGAGATCGTGCTGCTCGGCGAGTGCACGGATGAACTGGGCGCCAGTGAGTATCTGCTCACGGTGCATGGGCTCACCATCGGTGCACCGCCGGTGTGCGATCCCGCCGTCGAGCGTCGGCTCATCGACGCGCTGCTCGAGTCCATCCATGCCGGGGTCGTGCGCTCTGCGCACGATTGCAGCGACGGTGGTCTTGCGGTGGCGCTGGCGGAATGCGCCATGCTCGATCGTTCGCGGCAGTTCGGTTTCTCGGTGGATCTCTCGCCGTGGGCCCTGTTGCCGCATCGTGCGGTGCTCTTCGGTGAAGCACATGGCCGCGTCGTGCTCTCCACGGCGGACAGCGCGGCGGTGCTGCGCATCGCGGCGCAGCACGGCGTGCCGGCCCGCGTCATCGGCCGCGTCACCACCGCCGATGCCGGCGCGCAGTTCACCATTTCCGACGACACCTTCCGCGCGCCGGTGGCCTGGTTGGCCAAGGCGTTTCACGAGGCCATTCCGCAGGCCATGGACGGCGAGACGCCGGCCGAGCATGCAGTGTCGGCCTCGCACGCGCCGGCCACCGACTGAGCAGGAGCTACACACACATGTGCGGAATTTTCGGGATCTATGGCCACCGCGATGCGGCGGCTCTCACACAGTTGGGTCTCTATTCGCTGCAGCATCGCGGGCAGGAATCGGCAGGAATCGTGGCCGTGGACGACTCCTCGGGCGCTCGCGTCGTGCGCGCCATGGGCCTCGTCTCGGAGGGCTTTGACGACGAGGAGATGGAGTCGCTACAGGGCCCCATCGCCATCGGCCATACGCGCTACAGCACCGCCGGCGCGTCGGCCATTGAGAACGCGCAGCCCATTCTGGCCCGTGTTCGGCGTGGACACATCGCGCTGGCGCACAACGGCAATCTCACCAACGCCGTCGAGTTGCGGCGCGACCTCGAGGATGGTGGCGCCATCTTTGCCAGCACCATGGACTCCGAGGCCATCGTGCATCGCATCGCCCGCGCCACGGGTGACACGCCGGAAGCGCGCGTCGCGGAAGCCCTGCATGGTGTGGAGGGCGCGTACTGCCTGCTCGTCGTCATTGATGAAACGGTAATCGTGGCACGCGATCCGCATGGCTGGCGTCCGCTCGTCATGGGACGCCTTGCAGACGCCTGGGTGTTTGCCTCGGAAACCTGCGCGCTCGATATCGTGGGCGCGGTCGTGGAGCGTGAAGTGCAGCCGGGTGAGATCATCGCGGTCGATCGGCACGGCGTCCGTTCGCTCAAGATGTCGGAAACGTCGCCGGTCACGCGCTGCGTGTTCGAGCATGTGTACTTCGCGCGGCCCGACAGCAAGGTGTTTGGCGGGTCGGTCGATCGCTCGCGTCGCGCGCTCGGTCGTCAGCTCGCGCGCGAGTGCCCGGCTCCTACGGCCGATGTGGTGTTCGCCGTACCCGACTCCTCCAACTCGGCCGCTCTCGGCTTTGCCGAGGAGTCGCGCCTGCCCTACGAACTCGCGCTCATTCGCAACCACTACGTGGGGCGCACTTTCATCCAGCCCACCCAGGCCGGTCGCAACGCCAAGGTGAAGGTCAAGTACAACCCGGTGCGCGAGATCATCGAGGGCAAGAGTGTGGTCATGGTGGACGACTCCATCGTGCGCGGTACCACCACACGCGGCCTGGTGTCCCTGGTGCGTGCCGCCGGGGCCCGCGAGGTCCACATGCGGGTTTCCAGTGCGCCAATCATCAGTCCGTGCTACTATGGCATCGACACGCCGCGCCGCGAAGAGCTCATTGCGGCGCAGATGACGCACGAGGAACTCACCCGCCATCTGGGCGTTGATTCCCTCGGATACCTCTCGATCGACGGCATGCTTTCGGCCATGCCGGAAGGGCCAAAGGGGTATTGTCATGCGTGTTTCTCGGGGCAATACCCTACCGCCACGCCGGCGGAGCCCGAGTTGTTGCGCGCCGGTAGTGCCGCGGGACTCCCCAGAGGTCGCTGACCTCACCCATTCACCCTGACGTCTGCGAGTGTCCCTGATGCAACGCTCTGTCTACTCCTTCGGCAATGGCAGGGCAGACGGCACACGGGACATGAAAAAAACACTGGGAGGCAAGGGCGCCAATCTCGCCGAGATGACAAATCTCGGGGTGCCCGTGCCTCCCGGTTTTACGATTGCCGCCGACCAATGCATGACCTACCTGGCCAACAGCCAGGTGACTGAAGAGCTGCGGCAGGAAGTGGCCACGGCGCTCTCGCAGCTTGAAGAGGCCTCCGGCAAGCGCTTTGGCGATGCGTCCAATCCCCTGCTGGTCAGCGTGCGGTCTGGCGCGGCCGTGAGCATGCCCGGC
The Gemmatimonas sp. UBA7669 genome window above contains:
- the purS gene encoding phosphoribosylformylglycinamidine synthase subunit PurS codes for the protein MSRFRCAIHIVPRRGILDPQGKAVADALHSLGFAAVGDVRVGRYVIVETEAASADEARQAVRTMCDKLLANPVTEDYDIASVEPA
- the purL gene encoding phosphoribosylformylglycinamidine synthase subunit PurL gives rise to the protein MSQSSTTSPAPTSVSQVAPRPGDPAITPALVAEHGITEFEYERLVNMLGRTPTFTEIGVVSALWSEHCSYKHSRPMLKTLPTKAPWVLQGPGENAGVISVGDGWAVAFKIESHNHPSAVEPYQGAATGVGGILRDVFTMGARPIALLNSLRFGPLTSPRVRWLFAGVVKGIGDYGNCVGVPTVGGEVVFDPSYEGNPLVNAMCVGLMREDELMRAVASGVGNPIMAVGARTGRDGIHGASFASEDLSEASDAKRPMVQVGDPFTEKLLLEASLELIRSGHIVAIQDMGAAGLTSSSAEMAERGDVGVTIDVTKVPVREQGMTPYEILLSESQERMLVVAKQGHEDEVRKILAKWDLEAAVIGEVIAEPVYRVTEGDRVVAEFPGSRLVTECPQYVLEPRESEALKAARAQDPHEVTPLDEERDHTWTLERLLASPTIASKRWVWQQYDSTVRTSTVRGPGSDAAVVRLRGTDKAIALCIDGNGRHVALSPRNGGRAAVCEAARNVACTGARPKAITNNLNFGNPKKPEVYYQLSEAIAGMGEACTVLETPVTGGNVSLYNENPQGAIHPTPTIGMVGLVESLAHVTPSAFQQVGDEIVLLGECTDELGASEYLLTVHGLTIGAPPVCDPAVERRLIDALLESIHAGVVRSAHDCSDGGLAVALAECAMLDRSRQFGFSVDLSPWALLPHRAVLFGEAHGRVVLSTADSAAVLRIAAQHGVPARVIGRVTTADAGAQFTISDDTFRAPVAWLAKAFHEAIPQAMDGETPAEHAVSASHAPATD
- the purQ gene encoding phosphoribosylformylglycinamidine synthase subunit PurQ, producing the protein MKAGIVRFPGSNCDEDAFHAVADLLGQKAVYLWHKDHDLQGVDLVILPGGFSYGDYLRAGAIARFSPIMQEVVAHAKRGGLVLGICNGFQIACEAGLLPGALLRNDSLRFVSAPVTLRVESIATRFTAQYHVGQLVRIPVAHGDGRYTADGDTLARLEGEGQVVFRYVDEHGEATPASNPNGSLRNIAGIVSAEGNVLGMMPHPERAMENLLGSTDGLPLFQSILDTLQGGVSA
- the purF gene encoding amidophosphoribosyltransferase, producing the protein MCGIFGIYGHRDAAALTQLGLYSLQHRGQESAGIVAVDDSSGARVVRAMGLVSEGFDDEEMESLQGPIAIGHTRYSTAGASAIENAQPILARVRRGHIALAHNGNLTNAVELRRDLEDGGAIFASTMDSEAIVHRIARATGDTPEARVAEALHGVEGAYCLLVVIDETVIVARDPHGWRPLVMGRLADAWVFASETCALDIVGAVVEREVQPGEIIAVDRHGVRSLKMSETSPVTRCVFEHVYFARPDSKVFGGSVDRSRRALGRQLARECPAPTADVVFAVPDSSNSAALGFAEESRLPYELALIRNHYVGRTFIQPTQAGRNAKVKVKYNPVREIIEGKSVVMVDDSIVRGTTTRGLVSLVRAAGAREVHMRVSSAPIISPCYYGIDTPRREELIAAQMTHEELTRHLGVDSLGYLSIDGMLSAMPEGPKGYCHACFSGQYPTATPAEPELLRAGSAAGLPRGR
- the pssA gene encoding CDP-diacylglycerol--serine O-phosphatidyltransferase, with the translated sequence MMDDVKPRRRLRPRQAAAIALPNGFTLANLFFGIFAIVSASRGNFDAAARFIVFGAIADSLDGRIARATKTGSRFGEELDSLVDAISFGTAPALIMYFAVFQSSRWEWIFCFFFTACAVMRLARFNVEQAGRKTTHFMGLPSPAAGMTLATYYWFSQTPLYTETLIGDLPWHQMLRWVMLGLGMLMISNVQYAKVPTVNFRTIKGILGFLLVVGTFIGVIFLPKKFFFPALMGYVLFGIGRTVFLGLLDRLPGREDAEEDDEEEPQGPSTPRRRRRRRRSQRPPSGRETGSEESSA